A window of Pirellula sp. SH-Sr6A contains these coding sequences:
- a CDS encoding transposase, with translation MQDLLPTVRIHTASSHTVQSVLLRYSKSFRFSHHVPFHERRVLDKLLDCRRGSFGSTYYGCETCQQGRILYSQCHDRHCPNCGWLKRKAWLQQIIAWNLPTTYYHTVFTVPHELNPLIRANPSAVYQLFFRRSQKTLLEIAQREFGCKPGIILTLHTWGQRMLTHVHIHAMMTSGGVSLSTGDASTKPCWIPIPPDAPGIQEEVLAALFQKKFLRGLKILFDQGKLDIPQEMEFEGVQDRDSFHRWLEPLAQKNWKADAQITPDELQTQLGCARYLSDYIQGAAISNGRIAEDNGTHVTIRQWDYRTNKSVEETMEGEEFVRRFLLHIVPSNVHRVRYAGLFQGKGRKETLQRVRLLLAKHNADSLGKRHASLPPSARLQELELPKIDNRPKCLRCGTPGMRLEGYRDRMETWEFIHRVEHAIEQYSKAPTTLDQLIRSKARLESFAPKQGLLGNWKRALAVKELLAWTVVQCCSDDLCDGENLQTNEASLRFGATCCYVSVNLPLPEI, from the coding sequence ATGCAGGATCTGTTGCCTACGGTGCGAATCCATACGGCTAGTTCGCATACCGTGCAATCGGTCCTGCTACGCTACTCCAAATCCTTTCGCTTCAGTCATCATGTTCCGTTCCATGAACGCCGTGTGCTGGATAAACTCCTCGACTGCCGTCGTGGGAGTTTCGGTTCCACCTACTATGGATGCGAGACATGCCAGCAAGGGCGCATTCTCTACAGCCAGTGCCATGATCGGCACTGTCCCAACTGCGGTTGGCTCAAGCGCAAAGCGTGGCTACAGCAGATTATCGCGTGGAATCTCCCCACCACCTACTACCACACGGTCTTTACCGTCCCGCATGAGCTCAATCCTCTGATCCGAGCCAATCCGAGCGCTGTGTATCAGCTCTTCTTTCGAAGATCGCAAAAGACGTTGCTCGAGATCGCTCAACGAGAATTCGGCTGCAAGCCGGGGATTATTCTCACGTTGCACACTTGGGGGCAGCGCATGCTGACCCATGTGCATATCCACGCCATGATGACCTCCGGTGGCGTCTCGCTCTCCACTGGGGATGCGAGTACCAAACCCTGCTGGATCCCGATCCCTCCGGATGCACCAGGCATCCAAGAAGAAGTCTTAGCAGCCCTCTTTCAAAAGAAGTTCTTACGGGGATTGAAAATCCTCTTCGATCAAGGAAAACTCGACATTCCCCAAGAGATGGAATTCGAAGGGGTTCAAGACCGAGACTCGTTCCATCGGTGGCTTGAGCCTCTAGCGCAAAAGAACTGGAAAGCCGATGCGCAAATCACTCCGGATGAACTGCAAACGCAGTTGGGCTGCGCCCGTTATCTTTCGGACTATATCCAAGGGGCAGCGATCTCCAATGGCCGGATCGCCGAAGACAACGGGACGCACGTTACCATTCGGCAATGGGATTACCGAACCAACAAATCGGTCGAGGAGACCATGGAGGGAGAAGAGTTCGTTCGCCGGTTCTTGCTCCACATCGTTCCGAGCAACGTGCATCGCGTGCGCTATGCAGGTCTCTTTCAAGGGAAAGGGCGCAAGGAGACGCTTCAAAGAGTCCGCTTGCTCTTGGCCAAGCACAATGCTGATTCCCTAGGGAAGCGACATGCGTCGCTTCCCCCATCCGCGAGACTTCAAGAGCTTGAGCTTCCGAAGATCGATAATCGGCCCAAGTGCTTGCGGTGCGGTACGCCGGGGATGCGATTGGAAGGGTATCGCGATCGCATGGAGACTTGGGAGTTCATCCACCGGGTAGAGCATGCGATCGAACAATACTCGAAGGCACCCACCACACTCGATCAATTGATCCGATCGAAAGCACGACTTGAGAGCTTTGCTCCGAAGCAAGGGTTGCTTGGCAACTGGAAGCGGGCACTAGCTGTAAAGGAGCTCTTAGCATGGACGGTTGTACAGTGTTGCAGCGATGACCTGTGTGATGGAGAGAATCTGCAAACCAACGAAGCATCCCTTCGCTTCGGGGCAACCTGCTGTTACGTCTCGGTGAATCTTCCATTACCGGAAATCTAA
- a CDS encoding RHS repeat domain-containing protein, protein MSNYGFTSAGTSNVDEDRLTGFARTRGTFSQSWSLTSVGDWPSITPNGTAQNRNYGPTHELLTAGGQNVTMDVKGNITLLPTTLTTSGVAMAVSYDFDNKLKSADVDNNGSNDVTFQYDALGRRVARQGTSGSFVYVQQDQQTIADYEYGDAPSSPTHRYVYASYIDEPVVRKATGTSGTIHYYHRNQQFSITAVTTSSGSVAERYAYTAYGQPTILDGSGSVLSSSAINNRYTYTGREWDQTLGLYHFRARWMSGLAGRFMGRDPIGYRSLDLNLCRFVFNQPMVQLDPHGLKCTTWFLITHGPRGGYRPIFEAGINHPSFLPEFEKCDKIAPICCWLRDGKRVCRERFEKPESELFPRNWPDTNELIDTSKPGGKKLIYSIFEKYVPLAMRECCKNTKKKCECDGKCKARFFCHDDMIDLMEDFVNPSNPTLLPSNPCGKTWTFDCESNSWQDYGAAEPGK, encoded by the coding sequence ATGAGCAATTACGGGTTCACTTCAGCAGGCACCAGCAATGTCGACGAGGACCGTCTCACCGGCTTCGCCCGTACCAGAGGAACGTTTAGCCAATCGTGGAGTCTTACTAGTGTAGGTGACTGGCCCAGCATCACCCCCAATGGCACAGCGCAGAATCGCAACTATGGTCCGACCCACGAGCTGCTCACCGCAGGGGGACAGAACGTCACGATGGATGTGAAGGGGAACATTACCCTTCTCCCGACGACGCTCACTACCAGTGGCGTGGCCATGGCCGTTAGCTATGACTTCGACAACAAGCTCAAGAGCGCCGATGTGGACAACAACGGTTCGAACGATGTCACGTTCCAGTACGATGCACTTGGCCGAAGGGTAGCGCGGCAAGGAACCTCAGGCTCGTTCGTTTATGTGCAGCAGGACCAGCAGACAATCGCCGATTATGAATACGGGGATGCTCCTAGCTCGCCAACGCATCGTTATGTGTACGCTAGCTACATCGACGAACCGGTGGTGCGCAAGGCAACTGGAACCAGCGGAACGATTCATTACTACCACCGCAACCAGCAGTTCAGCATCACGGCAGTGACCACTTCTTCAGGCTCCGTAGCCGAGCGCTACGCCTACACAGCCTACGGCCAGCCAACCATCTTGGATGGTTCTGGCTCGGTCCTCTCGAGTTCTGCGATCAATAATCGCTACACCTACACGGGACGTGAATGGGATCAAACGCTCGGCCTGTATCACTTCAGGGCGAGGTGGATGAGTGGGCTTGCAGGACGGTTCATGGGGAGGGATCCGATCGGGTATCGCTCATTAGATTTAAATCTATGCAGATTCGTATTCAATCAACCTATGGTTCAATTGGATCCACACGGGTTGAAGTGCACAACTTGGTTTTTGATTACTCATGGACCTCGAGGGGGCTATCGCCCCATATTCGAGGCAGGGATAAATCACCCTAGCTTCTTACCTGAGTTTGAGAAATGCGACAAAATTGCTCCAATCTGTTGCTGGCTTCGAGATGGCAAACGAGTATGCCGAGAAAGATTCGAGAAGCCCGAGAGCGAACTATTCCCAAGAAACTGGCCAGACACAAATGAATTAATTGACACGTCCAAACCGGGTGGGAAGAAATTGATATACTCCATATTTGAAAAATACGTCCCATTAGCAATGCGAGAGTGTTGCAAGAACACCAAGAAAAAGTGTGAGTGTGACGGGAAATGCAAGGCAAGATTTTTCTGTCACGACGACATGATAGATCTCATGGAGGATTTCGTTAACCCGTCAAATCCGACTCTCCTCCCGAGCAATCCATGTGGCAAAACGTGGACTTTCGATTGCGAGTCTAATTCTTGGCAGGACTACGGAGCTGCCGAGCCCGGCAAGTAA